One Sciurus carolinensis chromosome 10, mSciCar1.2, whole genome shotgun sequence genomic window carries:
- the Psapl1 gene encoding proactivator polypeptide-like 1 has protein sequence MLCALLLLSGLLGAMAGPVSGPQDCAKGPEVWCHDLQAAARCRALGHCQRSVWSKPTAKSLPCDVCQEVVAAAGNGLNPDASESDVLAWVTKTCEWLPSQESSAWCKETVDTHSTVVLSMLRSGPASPAAQVCTALTLCEPLQRRLAAPGVPFSREDASQAATPFVVNGALSFHPPQGPGGAVCQECVQLVSRLQDAQRSNWTWAGVNIQEHCASLGPGLALLCKGYVHQLSVPAEQALRLLPPQEVCRKGGFCEELRAPAHRPAQAAAVDGVPSLERGLPRRSEIQMKSGLTCEVCLDVIQELDQWLVANSTEAMISRALERVCSIMPASILQECVTLVDTYSPSLVQMVSRVAPERVCKAIRLCSSRRWARAAPGVRATRAHATEPSLLLDEESQGSFCNGCKRLLGVSSQNLERKSTKRDILTAFKGGCSILPLPYMVQCNRFVTEYEPVLIESLKEVMDPEAVCRKVGACHAARTPLLGTDQCVLGPSFWCRSPATAELCNAVDHCQRLVWKGTPRHSRGHL, from the coding sequence ATGCTGTGTGCCCTGCTTCTCCTGTCCGGCCTCCTGGGGGCCATGGCTGGCCCCGTCTCAGGCCCCCAGGACTGTGCCAAGGGCCCCGAGGTGTGGTGCCACGACCTGCAGGCAGCTGCCAGGTGCAGGGCTCTGGGGCACTGCCAGAGGTCTGTCTGGAGCAAGCCCACCGCCAAGTCCCTGCCCTGCGATGTGTGCCAGGAAGTGGTGGCTGCTGCCGGCAACGGGCTGAACCCCGACGCCAGCGAGTCCGACGTCCTAGCCTGGGTGACGAAGACCTGTGAGTGGCTTCCCAGCCAGGAGTCCTCAGCCTGGTGCAAAGAGACGGTGGACACCCACAGCACGGTCGTCCTGAGCATGCTCCGCAGCGGCCCGGCCAGTCCCGCGGCCCAGGTGTGCACCGCGCTCACCCTCTGCGAGCCCCTGCAGAGGCGCCTGGCCGCCCCAGGGGTGCCGTTCTCCCGGGAGGACGCCTCCCAGGCTGCGACTCCATTCGTGGTCAACGGGGCGCTCAGCTTCCACCCTCCACAGGGGCCTGGGGGTGCTGTGTGCCAGGAGTGTGTCCAGCTGGTCTCCCGGCTCCAGGATGCTCAGAGGTCCAACTGGACCTGGGCAGGGGTAAACATCCAGGAGCACTGTGCCTCCCTggggcctggcctggccctgctctgCAAGGGCTACGTCCACCAGCTTTCGGTCCCTGCGGAGCAGGCTCTGAGGCTTCTCCCACCACAGGAGGTCTGCAGGAAGGGTGGCTTCTGTGAGGAGCTGCGGGCACCTGCCCACCGGCCAGCTCAAGCAGCGGCTGTGGACGGGGTCCCCTCCCTGGAACGGGGGCTGCCGAGAAGGAGTGAGATCCAGATGAAGTCGGGCCTGACCTGCGAGGTGTGCCTGGACGTGATCCAGGAGCTGGACCAGTGGCTGGTGGCCAACAGCACGGAGGCCATGATCAGCCGCGCTCTGGAGCGTGTGTGCTCCATAATGCCGGCCTCCATCCTGCAGGAGTGCGTCACCTTGGTGGACACCTACAGCCCCTCCCTGGTGCAGATGGTGAGCAGAGTCGCCCCGGAGAGAGTGTGCAAGGCCATCCGGCTCTGCAGCAGCCGCAGGTGGGCCAGGGCCGCCCCGGGCGTCCGTGCAACCAGAGCCCACGCAACGGAGCCGTCCCTGCTGCTGGACGAGGAGAGCCAGGGCAGCTTCTGCAATGGGTGCAAAAGGCTGCTGGGTGTGTCTTCCCAAAACCTGGAGCGCAAGAGCACCAAGCGGGACATCCTGACGGCCTTCAAGGGCGGCTGCAGCATCCTGCCTCTGCCCTACATGGTGCAGTGCAACCGCTTCGTCACCGAGTACGAGCCCGTGCTGATCGAGAGCCTCAAGGAGGTGATGGACCCCGAGGCCGTGTGCAGGAAGGTGGGGGCCTGCCACGCCGCCAGGACCCCGCTGCTGGGCACCGACCAGTGCGTCCTGGGCCCCAGCTTCTGGTGCAGGAGCCCGGCGACAGCCGAACTGTGCAACGCCGTGGACCACTGCCAGCGCCTGGTGTGGAAAGGGACACCCCGCCACAGCAGGGGGCACCTGTGA